In one window of Kiritimatiellia bacterium DNA:
- a CDS encoding caspase family protein: MPDESRKEAGPAARSAAFLLAIGLCLGLVIYLGRSASTYRGPAGGAGRVAPDGAHAAGAPNYHAVVIGIGDYAARAGGGWENLKTARADAEAMAEVLRLQYGFSVDLLTGPRASKSGILTALDKLATLDDRDAVLIYYAGHGSYDEALDEGFWIPCDARKTAEGRDAREDWIWNSMITKMINASRARHVLVIADSCYAGSLFRGGEPAAERAAAWYARALDQPSRYLVASGDLEPVLDSGFEHSVFAEALLQFLRNPNSPVFSASDMALAVREKVGALTGQRVRIGPLAVSSHGGGEFVFSTDPALLAFGEAPAAARGAEPDSDVQAARDALWLDREGATNSAARLLAEAAPEPGSLTAAVSDHLHRGKRQERQAALRQLIEQVRAAPPAAAPADRVLPRVIACLGPEPLGEDAAGANMAALVRIGLTAALQRQDRIITVERENLEAALQELNLGFSSLADPQARLQVGRFLPASTLLLGHVARQGDGWTALLRLVDTETSRILESWSVALDEAALPAACTDLAQQVAAALVALRPDDAPRPAGEKGP, translated from the coding sequence ATGCCCGATGAGTCCAGAAAGGAGGCGGGACCGGCGGCCCGGTCGGCGGCGTTCCTGCTGGCGATCGGCCTCTGCCTGGGTCTGGTGATCTACCTCGGGCGCTCCGCGTCCACGTACCGGGGCCCGGCGGGCGGCGCGGGCCGCGTCGCGCCGGACGGGGCACACGCCGCCGGCGCGCCGAACTACCACGCCGTGGTCATCGGCATCGGCGACTATGCCGCCCGGGCCGGCGGGGGCTGGGAGAATCTCAAGACCGCCCGCGCGGACGCCGAGGCCATGGCGGAGGTGCTCCGGCTGCAATACGGTTTTTCCGTCGATCTCCTGACGGGCCCGCGGGCTTCGAAGAGCGGCATCCTCACCGCCCTCGACAAGCTGGCCACCCTGGACGACCGCGACGCCGTGCTGATCTACTACGCGGGGCATGGCTCCTACGACGAGGCCCTGGACGAGGGATTCTGGATCCCGTGCGACGCCCGGAAGACAGCCGAAGGACGCGACGCCCGCGAGGACTGGATCTGGAACAGCATGATCACGAAGATGATCAACGCCTCGCGCGCGCGGCACGTCCTCGTCATCGCGGATTCCTGCTACGCCGGGTCCCTCTTCCGGGGCGGCGAGCCGGCGGCGGAACGGGCGGCGGCCTGGTACGCCCGGGCCCTCGACCAGCCGTCGCGCTACCTCGTCGCCAGCGGCGACCTGGAGCCGGTGCTGGACAGCGGGTTCGAGCACAGCGTCTTCGCCGAGGCGCTGCTCCAGTTTCTCCGCAATCCCAACAGCCCCGTGTTCTCGGCGTCGGACATGGCCCTGGCGGTGCGCGAGAAAGTCGGCGCCCTGACCGGCCAGCGGGTCCGGATAGGGCCGCTGGCGGTTTCGTCGCACGGCGGCGGGGAATTCGTCTTCTCCACCGATCCCGCCCTCCTGGCCTTCGGCGAGGCGCCCGCCGCGGCGCGCGGCGCGGAGCCGGACTCTGATGTGCAGGCCGCCCGCGACGCGCTCTGGCTGGACCGCGAGGGCGCGACCAACTCGGCCGCGCGGCTCCTGGCGGAGGCCGCGCCGGAGCCAGGCTCGCTGACCGCCGCCGTGTCGGACCACCTTCACCGTGGCAAGCGGCAGGAACGACAGGCGGCGCTCCGGCAACTGATCGAACAGGTCCGCGCCGCGCCGCCCGCCGCGGCGCCGGCGGACCGGGTCCTGCCGCGCGTGATTGCCTGTCTCGGTCCGGAGCCGCTGGGCGAGGATGCCGCCGGCGCGAACATGGCCGCGCTCGTCCGGATCGGCCTGACGGCGGCGCTGCAGCGCCAGGACCGGATCATCACGGTCGAGCGCGAGAACCTGGAGGCGGCCCTACAGGAACTGAACCTCGGATTCTCCAGCCTCGCCGATCCCCAGGCCCGGCTCCAGGTCGGCCGCTTCCTCCCGGCCAGCACGCTGCTGCTGGGCCACGTGGCCCGGCAGGGGGACGGATGGACCGCCCTGCTGCGCCTCGTGGACACGGAGACCAGCCGCATCCTCGAGTCGTGGAGCGTGGCCCTCGACGAGGCCGCCCTTCCCGCCGCCTGCACAGACCTGGCGCAGCAGGTGGCGGCTGCCCTTGTAGCCCTGCGCCCCGACGATGCCCCGCGGCCTGCCGGCGAAAAAGGCCCGTAG
- a CDS encoding ferredoxin, translating into MKFKVDHDLCIGCGACERTCPAVFELAGDQSSVKLDPVPPEHQEKALKAEDGCPVSAISHE; encoded by the coding sequence ATGAAATTCAAGGTGGATCACGACCTGTGCATCGGCTGCGGCGCGTGCGAGAGGACATGTCCGGCGGTCTTCGAACTCGCCGGCGACCAATCCAGCGTCAAGCTCGACCCCGTGCCGCCGGAGCACCAGGAGAAGGCCCTCAAGGCCGAGGACGGCTGCCCCGTCAGCGCCATCTCGCACGAGTAG
- a CDS encoding response regulator produces MNTEGRGETAATILVIDDNSCIRNLLARLLQRYGRVECAATVDEGLQIFSRCEPGLVITDYEMPGRNGIDGIRAMKALAPGVHIVMLTGSATRELIDEAKREGACECLEKPFGLDALRELTARCLAV; encoded by the coding sequence ATGAATACCGAGGGGCGGGGCGAGACGGCGGCGACGATCCTGGTCATTGACGACAATTCGTGCATCCGGAACCTGCTGGCCCGGCTGCTGCAGCGCTACGGGCGGGTCGAGTGCGCCGCGACCGTCGACGAAGGCCTGCAGATCTTCAGCCGGTGCGAGCCCGGCCTGGTGATTACCGACTACGAAATGCCGGGGCGGAACGGGATCGACGGCATCCGCGCGATGAAAGCCCTCGCGCCCGGCGTCCACATCGTCATGCTCACCGGCTCGGCCACGCGCGAGTTGATCGACGAGGCCAAGCGGGAAGGCGCCTGCGAGTGCCTCGAAAAACCCTTCGGACTGGACGCCCTCCGCGAACTCACCGCCCGCTGCCTGGCGGTCTGA
- a CDS encoding sigma-70 family RNA polymerase sigma factor produces MSDISPEELGRLQSGDRRAWDDFFAQHDELIRSVVSWSKWRFSPPTREDMAQGIRLALFKAIESFNEESSVEYYVKRICINRCIDEVRRQIRARQILVPLATGDGQRPEEETARMADRSQDPLRDVINAEVAGQVKRVLDQVDELCRVAIQRFYFAQQSYKQMADELGISINTVGSRLAKCLEKMRKMLSLDSFFGEDFRLSGDSGL; encoded by the coding sequence ATGAGCGACATCAGCCCAGAAGAGCTTGGCCGGCTTCAATCCGGGGACCGCCGGGCGTGGGACGATTTTTTTGCGCAGCACGACGAACTGATCCGCTCGGTGGTCTCCTGGTCGAAGTGGCGGTTTTCGCCCCCGACGCGGGAGGACATGGCCCAGGGCATCCGCCTGGCCCTCTTCAAGGCGATCGAGTCGTTCAACGAGGAATCCTCCGTCGAGTACTACGTCAAGCGCATCTGCATCAACCGCTGCATCGACGAGGTGCGCCGCCAGATCCGCGCGCGGCAGATCCTGGTGCCGCTGGCCACCGGGGACGGGCAGCGGCCGGAGGAGGAGACGGCGCGCATGGCGGACCGGTCGCAGGATCCGCTCCGCGACGTGATCAACGCCGAGGTCGCCGGCCAGGTGAAGCGCGTCCTGGACCAGGTGGACGAGCTCTGCCGCGTCGCCATCCAGCGCTTCTACTTCGCCCAGCAATCCTACAAGCAGATGGCGGACGAACTGGGCATCTCGATCAACACGGTCGGCTCCAGGCTGGCCAAGTGCCTTGAAAAGATGCGGAAAATGTTGAGCCTGGATTCCTTTTTCGGGGAAGATTTTCGCCTGTCGGGCGACAGTGGCCTGTGA